A genomic window from Streptomyces sp. HUAS YS2 includes:
- a CDS encoding ATP-binding protein, producing the protein MFETVQISTEQVETLLERQEGHFIDFKDKRIAPAKVARAVSAFCNADGGDLYIGITETASGFHWDGFGDPEDANQLVHALEEVSPFGTDLDGEFLFAEQLPGYVLHINARKSRTIRKTADGKIYKRLSAQNVPVVSEEALTALRRQKGLESFESETLPIGVDVVTNSEAIIEYLLSAVPVSEPETYLRKQHLLVSGNPVVAAALLFADEPQACLPKRCGIKIYRYSSEEQSRDRLVEDPVTIEGALYKQIYDAVDRTVQVVSAAAYLDEDGLRNVKYPHEALHEIITNAVLHRDYSVTDDIHIRIFENRIEIQSPGRLPGHITTSNILDERLSRNPYLVRHLNRFPNPPNKDVGEGLNTAFESMKKLNLRSPIITEGVNSVLVTVRHESLASPAQQVVEYLNDNDSIKNEQARKLTGIGSESKMKKIFETLIEAGEIEHKPGTAGRGYAYQLKRKGDDPA; encoded by the coding sequence TTGTTCGAGACGGTGCAGATTTCGACAGAGCAGGTAGAAACGCTCCTTGAGCGCCAAGAGGGGCACTTTATCGACTTCAAAGACAAGCGGATCGCACCCGCGAAGGTAGCTCGGGCAGTGTCCGCCTTCTGCAATGCAGACGGAGGGGACCTCTATATCGGTATAACCGAGACCGCATCTGGATTCCACTGGGACGGATTCGGAGACCCAGAAGACGCGAATCAGCTTGTCCATGCACTGGAAGAAGTCTCTCCTTTCGGGACAGACCTTGACGGGGAGTTCCTGTTTGCCGAGCAACTTCCCGGCTACGTCCTGCACATCAACGCAAGAAAATCTCGAACCATCCGAAAGACTGCCGATGGGAAGATCTACAAACGCCTCAGCGCTCAGAACGTCCCGGTAGTCTCGGAAGAGGCTCTTACCGCGCTCCGCCGGCAAAAGGGTCTCGAATCGTTCGAGTCCGAGACACTGCCAATCGGCGTAGACGTCGTGACAAACTCGGAAGCGATTATCGAGTACCTCCTCAGCGCGGTGCCCGTTTCAGAGCCAGAAACCTATCTGAGGAAGCAACACCTCCTCGTTTCAGGAAATCCGGTTGTGGCTGCCGCGCTCCTCTTTGCTGACGAGCCTCAAGCGTGCCTTCCAAAGCGGTGCGGGATCAAGATCTACCGGTACAGCAGCGAGGAGCAGTCACGGGATCGGCTTGTCGAGGACCCTGTGACCATCGAGGGAGCCCTCTACAAACAGATCTATGACGCTGTCGATAGGACTGTCCAGGTCGTATCTGCGGCGGCATACCTCGATGAAGATGGCCTTCGCAACGTCAAGTATCCCCATGAAGCGTTGCACGAGATCATCACTAACGCCGTGCTTCACCGGGACTACTCAGTAACAGATGACATCCACATTCGAATCTTCGAGAATCGAATTGAGATCCAGAGCCCAGGACGACTGCCGGGCCATATTACGACCAGCAACATTCTCGACGAACGCCTCAGCAGGAACCCGTACCTTGTTCGCCATTTGAATCGATTCCCGAATCCACCGAATAAGGACGTGGGCGAGGGCCTCAACACGGCCTTCGAGTCGATGAAGAAACTGAACCTTCGCTCTCCTATCATCACCGAGGGTGTTAATTCAGTCCTGGTAACCGTTCGACATGAAAGTCTCGCTTCCCCTGCCCAACAGGTGGTGGAGTACCTGAACGACAATGATTCCATCAAGAACGAGCAGGCTCGCAAATTGACCGGGATCGGCAGCGAGAGCAAAATGAAGAAAATCTTCGAGACTCTTATCGAAGCAGGCGAAATCGAGCATAAACCAGGAACGGCTGGTCGCGGGTACGCATACCAGCTAAAGCGAAAGGGAGACGATCCCGCGTAA
- the ettA gene encoding energy-dependent translational throttle protein EttA has protein sequence MAEYIYTMRKARKAHGDKVILDDVTLSFLPGAKIGVVGPNGAGKSTVLKIMAGLEQPSNGDAFLSPGYTVGMLLQEPPLDESKTVLENVQDGAAEVMGKLKRFNEVAELMATDYSDALMDEMGKLQEDLDHANAWDLDTQLEQAMDALGCPPGDWPVTNLSGGERRRVALCKLLLEAPDLLLLDEPTNHLDAESVQWLEQHLAKYPGTVVAVTHDRYFLDNVAEWILELDRGRAHPYEGNYSTYLDAKASRLKVEGQKDAKRAKRLKEELEWVRSNAKGRQAKSKARLARYEEMAAEADKMRKLDFEEIQIPPGPRLGSIVVEVNNLSKAFGEKVLIDDLSFTLPRNGIVGVIGPNGAGKTTLFKMIQGLEQPDSGDIKVGETVKVSYVDQGRANIDPKKTLWAVVSDELDYINVGQVEMPSRAYVSAFGFKGPDQQKPAGVLSGGERNRLNLALTLKQGGNLLLLDEPTNDLDVETLSSLENALLEFPGCAVVVSHDRWFLDRVATHILAYEGESKWFWFEGNFESYEKNKIERLGADAARPHRATYKKLTRG, from the coding sequence TTGGCTGAGTACATCTACACGATGCGCAAGGCGCGCAAGGCGCACGGCGACAAGGTCATCCTCGATGACGTGACGCTGAGCTTCCTGCCCGGCGCGAAGATCGGTGTGGTCGGCCCGAACGGCGCCGGTAAGTCCACCGTGCTGAAGATCATGGCGGGTCTTGAGCAGCCGTCCAACGGTGACGCGTTCCTGTCCCCGGGCTACACCGTCGGCATGCTCCTCCAGGAGCCGCCGCTCGACGAGTCCAAGACGGTCCTGGAGAACGTGCAGGACGGCGCCGCCGAGGTTATGGGGAAGCTGAAGCGCTTCAACGAGGTCGCCGAGCTCATGGCGACCGACTACTCGGACGCGCTCATGGACGAGATGGGCAAGCTCCAGGAGGACCTGGACCACGCCAACGCGTGGGACCTCGACACCCAGCTGGAGCAGGCCATGGACGCCCTGGGCTGCCCGCCCGGCGACTGGCCGGTCACCAACCTGTCCGGTGGTGAGCGCCGCCGCGTCGCGCTCTGCAAGCTCCTCCTCGAGGCGCCCGACCTGCTGCTCCTCGACGAGCCCACCAACCACCTGGACGCCGAGTCCGTGCAGTGGCTGGAGCAGCACCTCGCCAAGTACCCCGGCACCGTCGTCGCCGTCACCCACGACCGGTACTTCCTCGACAACGTCGCCGAGTGGATCCTCGAGCTCGACCGCGGCCGCGCCCACCCGTACGAGGGCAACTACTCCACCTACCTCGACGCCAAGGCCAGCCGCCTCAAGGTCGAGGGCCAGAAGGACGCCAAGCGTGCGAAGCGTCTGAAGGAGGAGCTGGAGTGGGTCCGCTCCAACGCCAAGGGCCGTCAGGCCAAGTCCAAGGCCCGTCTCGCCCGGTACGAGGAGATGGCGGCCGAGGCCGACAAGATGCGGAAGCTGGACTTCGAGGAGATCCAGATCCCGCCGGGCCCGCGTCTGGGCTCGATCGTCGTCGAGGTCAACAACCTCTCCAAGGCCTTCGGCGAGAAGGTCCTGATCGACGACCTGTCCTTCACGCTGCCCCGTAACGGCATCGTCGGCGTCATCGGCCCGAACGGCGCCGGCAAGACCACGCTGTTCAAGATGATCCAGGGCCTGGAGCAGCCGGACTCCGGCGACATCAAGGTCGGCGAGACCGTCAAGGTCTCGTACGTCGACCAGGGCCGCGCCAACATCGACCCCAAGAAGACGCTGTGGGCCGTCGTCTCCGACGAGCTGGACTACATCAACGTCGGCCAGGTCGAGATGCCGTCGCGGGCGTACGTCTCCGCGTTCGGCTTCAAGGGCCCGGACCAGCAGAAGCCGGCCGGCGTGCTCTCCGGCGGTGAGCGCAACCGCCTCAACCTCGCGCTCACCCTCAAGCAGGGCGGCAACCTGCTGCTTCTCGACGAGCCGACCAACGACCTCGACGTCGAGACCCTGTCCTCGCTCGAGAACGCGCTCCTGGAGTTCCCCGGCTGCGCCGTGGTCGTCTCCCACGACCGCTGGTTCCTCGACCGGGTCGCCACGCACATCCTCGCCTACGAGGGCGAGTCCAAGTGGTTCTGGTTCGAGGGCAACTTCGAGTCGTACGAGAAGAACAAGATCGAGCGCCTCGGCGCGGACGCGGCCCGTCCGCACCGTGCCACGTACAAGAAGCTGACCCGGGGCTGA
- a CDS encoding acyl-CoA thioesterase: protein MARHIYSCPLRWSDMDAFGHVNNVVFLRYLEEARIDFMFRLAPGDGSPSFSGGSVVARHEIDYKRPLVHRHAPVTIESWVTKIGAASLTIAYEIKDPDVTYVRASTVVVPFDMEAQRPRRISAEERSFLEEYVDDGMSSAA, encoded by the coding sequence ATGGCTCGCCACATCTACAGCTGCCCCCTGCGCTGGTCGGACATGGACGCCTTCGGGCACGTCAACAACGTCGTCTTCCTGCGGTACCTGGAAGAGGCGCGGATCGACTTCATGTTCCGGCTGGCGCCGGGCGACGGCTCGCCGTCGTTCTCCGGCGGGTCCGTCGTGGCCCGGCACGAGATCGACTACAAGCGGCCGCTGGTGCACCGGCACGCGCCGGTCACCATCGAGTCGTGGGTGACGAAGATAGGCGCGGCGTCGCTGACGATCGCGTACGAGATCAAGGACCCGGACGTCACGTACGTCCGCGCCTCGACCGTCGTCGTCCCCTTCGACATGGAGGCCCAGCGGCCGCGCCGGATCTCCGCGGAGGAGCGCTCCTTCCTGGAGGAGTACGTGGACGACGGGATGTCCTCCGCCGCATGA
- a CDS encoding ABC transporter ATP-binding protein, producing MTDTTLAELEQRATARRDRPSYGHDALIACDRLVRIFTTDGVEVQALQGLDLLVKEGELMALVGASGSGKSTLMNILAGLDVPTAGAAKVAGCDLLSMDAKARLRYRRDVVGFVWQQTARNLLPYLTAAQNVALPMQLRGGTKRKAKAERAEALLSMLDIADCRDRRPHQMSGGQQQRVAIAVALANNPSVLLADEPTGELDSATGEQVFAAFRRANEELGTTIVIVTHDQAVASEVRRTVAIRDGRTSSEVLRRTEVDAEGQESLVAREYAMLDRAGRLQLPADYTETLGMEHRVMLELEPDHIGVWPDDAARGDDPKDEG from the coding sequence ATGACCGACACGACTCTGGCGGAGCTGGAGCAGCGGGCGACGGCGCGGCGCGACCGGCCCTCGTACGGGCACGACGCCCTGATCGCCTGCGACCGGCTGGTCCGCATCTTCACCACGGACGGCGTGGAGGTGCAGGCCCTCCAGGGCCTGGACCTGCTGGTGAAGGAGGGCGAGCTGATGGCCCTGGTGGGCGCCTCGGGCTCGGGCAAGTCCACGCTGATGAACATCCTGGCGGGCCTGGACGTGCCGACGGCGGGCGCGGCGAAGGTCGCGGGCTGCGACCTGCTGTCCATGGACGCGAAGGCCCGCCTGCGGTACCGGCGGGACGTGGTCGGCTTCGTCTGGCAGCAGACGGCGCGCAACCTGCTCCCGTACCTGACGGCGGCCCAGAACGTGGCGCTGCCGATGCAGTTGCGCGGCGGCACGAAGCGCAAGGCGAAGGCCGAACGAGCCGAGGCCCTCCTCTCCATGCTCGACATCGCGGACTGCCGCGACCGCCGCCCGCACCAGATGTCCGGCGGCCAGCAGCAGCGCGTCGCGATCGCGGTGGCCCTGGCGAACAACCCGTCGGTCCTGCTCGCCGACGAACCCACCGGCGAGCTGGACTCGGCCACCGGCGAACAGGTCTTCGCGGCCTTCCGCCGCGCCAACGAGGAACTCGGCACGACGATCGTGATCGTCACCCACGACCAGGCGGTCGCCTCCGAGGTCCGCCGCACGGTAGCCATCCGCGACGGCCGCACCTCCTCGGAGGTCCTCCGCCGCACCGAGGTCGACGCGGAAGGCCAGGAGTCCCTGGTAGCCCGCGAATACGCCATGCTCGACCGAGCCGGCCGCCTCCAGCTCCCGGCCGACTACACCGAAACCCTGGGCATGGAACACCGCGTCATGCTCGAACTCGAACCCGACCACATCGGCGTCTGGCCGGACGACGCGGCCCGGGGAGACGACCCGAAGGACGAGGGGTAG